One genomic segment of Longimicrobiaceae bacterium includes these proteins:
- a CDS encoding peptidoglycan DD-metalloendopeptidase family protein — GGTRATAPPPARTPAPAPAASASRLSTSDLGSLGWPVDGRILYRFGRTTTPSGTVLRWNGVGIGAAKGTPVKAVEAGTVALAEPFEGYGPSVVVSHGGGYYSLYLYLDEVRVAEGAEIARGQVVGTVGGEGTPEGTHIEFQIRAPGGQAVDPLAWLRKR, encoded by the coding sequence GGCGGGACCCGGGCGACGGCCCCGCCCCCGGCGCGCACCCCGGCGCCGGCACCCGCCGCCTCCGCGTCCCGCCTCTCCACCAGCGACCTGGGCTCGCTCGGGTGGCCGGTGGACGGCCGGATCCTCTACCGCTTCGGCCGCACCACCACGCCGAGCGGGACGGTGCTCCGCTGGAACGGGGTCGGGATCGGCGCGGCGAAGGGGACCCCGGTGAAGGCCGTGGAGGCCGGCACCGTCGCGCTGGCGGAGCCGTTCGAGGGGTACGGCCCCAGCGTGGTGGTGAGCCACGGCGGCGGCTACTACTCGCTCTACCTCTACCTGGACGAGGTGCGCGTGGCCGAGGGCGCCGAGATCGCCCGCGGCCAGGTGGTCGGCACGGTGGGCGGCGAGGGGACGCCGGAGGGGACGCACATCGAGTTCCAGATCCGCGCCCCCGGCGGCCAGGCGGTGGATCCGCTGGCGTGGCTCAGGAAGAGGTAG
- a CDS encoding transglycosylase SLT domain-containing protein has translation MQSLLLKLQADVAARKQPRTEIWPAVRGATLGILLFVFAFQLGATSVEPDGWAVEWQQRFLAGDARLQSLEGQIDLQRLQIERLERIHANSAKYGISADLAASIEEIALAEQIDPELAFGLVRVESEFNQRAVSPVGAVGFTQLMPETARFLAPGISRGEMFDRDTNLRLGFRFLRMMIEKYGGDVQLALLAYNRGPHRVDGLLKAGQNPDNGYARMVLGKAR, from the coding sequence ATGCAGTCTCTTCTCCTGAAGCTGCAGGCCGACGTCGCTGCGCGTAAGCAGCCACGGACGGAGATCTGGCCGGCAGTTCGGGGCGCGACGCTCGGGATCCTGCTCTTCGTGTTCGCGTTCCAGCTGGGAGCAACCTCGGTGGAGCCGGACGGGTGGGCCGTGGAGTGGCAGCAGCGGTTCCTGGCAGGGGACGCCCGCCTGCAGTCGCTGGAGGGGCAGATCGACCTGCAGCGGCTGCAGATCGAGCGCCTGGAGCGGATCCACGCCAACTCCGCGAAGTACGGGATCTCTGCCGACCTGGCGGCCTCGATCGAGGAGATCGCGCTGGCGGAGCAGATCGATCCCGAGCTGGCCTTCGGGCTCGTGCGGGTGGAGAGCGAGTTCAACCAGCGGGCCGTCAGCCCGGTGGGGGCGGTCGGGTTCACGCAGCTCATGCCGGAGACGGCGCGCTTCCTGGCGCCCGGCATCTCCCGGGGAGAGATGTTCGACCGGGACACCAACCTGAGGCTCGGCTTCCGCTTCCTGCGGATGATGATCGAGAAGTACGGGGGCGACGTCCAGCTCGCGCTCCTGGCCTACAACCGCGGCCCGCACCGGGTGGACGGGCTGCTGAAGGCCGGCCAGAACCCGGACAACGGCTACGCCCGCATGGTGCTGGGCAAGGCCCGGTAG
- the moaC gene encoding cyclic pyranopterin monophosphate synthase MoaC, whose translation MTAGGSGFTHLDAEGRPRMVDVGEKETTRRVAVAEGRIVTSAETVRAIREGTTPKGNVLLVAQIAGITGAKRTADLIPLCHPLPLTSVEVELEADEALPGVRATATARVDGKTGVEMEALTAVAAALLTVYDMCKARDRGMRIEAIRLVRKEGGRSGAWEGAPE comes from the coding sequence GTGACCGCGGGCGGCAGCGGCTTCACCCACCTGGACGCAGAGGGGCGCCCGCGGATGGTGGACGTGGGGGAGAAGGAGACGACCCGGCGCGTGGCCGTGGCGGAGGGACGCATCGTCACCAGCGCGGAGACGGTGCGCGCGATCCGGGAAGGCACCACGCCCAAGGGGAACGTGCTGCTGGTGGCGCAGATCGCGGGGATCACCGGGGCCAAGCGCACGGCCGACCTGATCCCGCTCTGCCATCCCCTCCCGCTCACCTCGGTGGAGGTGGAGCTGGAGGCGGACGAAGCGCTCCCCGGGGTGCGCGCCACCGCCACCGCCCGGGTGGACGGGAAGACGGGAGTGGAGATGGAGGCGCTGACCGCGGTGGCCGCGGCGCTGCTCACGGTCTACGACATGTGCAAGGCCCGGGACCGGGGAATGCGGATCGAAGCTATCCGGTTGGTACGTAAGGAAGGTGGCCGCAGCGGGGCATGGGAGGGGGCCCCGGAGTAG
- a CDS encoding VLRF1 family aeRF1-type release factor gives MITKQDIERLIQRQDGEQPVLSLFLDMSVNSDNKRTHNVFLSQRQAQFEEMDGSRAPAVADTFERVREWLRDEFDEENRGVVIYTELDGGWFEALQFPVPVQNRALLTPRPVIGPLAQVIESYHHHGVILLDREHVRILSVYLGTLLDEIEVHGDPIPAPSHVQAGGYSQARYQRRKAEEMRHFFKEFAKEVEVFVSRYKPDDLVILGTEENVAKFREFLTEQLQEKVVYTGNAWVDDSTTDILSRLQPHLDAHEDRERQEVVERVRDRVAHDYLATAGLQGTLTALQEGKVDTVVIARDQSQDGARCKQCDFVYARGMDRCSYCGSSELEEVDAVEELVRMAEGQGVEIAFTDPGQVGDLRGVGALLRF, from the coding sequence ATGATCACGAAACAGGACATCGAGCGCTTGATCCAGCGGCAGGACGGCGAACAACCGGTCCTCTCGCTCTTCCTCGACATGTCGGTCAACTCCGACAACAAGCGGACCCACAACGTCTTCCTCAGCCAGCGGCAGGCGCAGTTCGAGGAAATGGACGGGAGCAGGGCTCCCGCCGTCGCGGACACGTTCGAGCGTGTGCGCGAGTGGCTCCGTGACGAGTTCGACGAGGAGAACCGCGGCGTCGTCATCTACACCGAGCTCGATGGCGGCTGGTTCGAGGCGCTCCAGTTCCCGGTCCCGGTGCAGAATCGTGCGCTCCTGACGCCGCGCCCCGTGATCGGACCGCTGGCGCAGGTGATCGAGAGCTACCACCATCACGGCGTGATCCTGCTCGACCGCGAGCACGTCCGCATCCTCAGCGTCTACCTGGGGACGCTCCTGGACGAGATCGAGGTGCACGGCGACCCGATTCCGGCGCCCTCGCACGTCCAGGCCGGGGGGTACTCGCAGGCCCGCTACCAGCGCCGCAAGGCGGAGGAGATGCGCCACTTCTTCAAGGAGTTCGCGAAGGAGGTGGAGGTCTTCGTGTCGCGGTACAAGCCGGACGACCTGGTGATCCTGGGGACGGAGGAGAACGTCGCCAAGTTCCGCGAGTTCCTCACCGAGCAGCTCCAGGAGAAGGTGGTGTACACAGGCAACGCCTGGGTGGACGACAGCACCACCGACATCCTGAGTCGGCTCCAGCCGCACCTGGACGCGCACGAGGACCGGGAGCGGCAGGAGGTGGTGGAGCGCGTCCGCGACCGGGTCGCGCACGACTACCTGGCGACCGCCGGGCTCCAGGGGACGCTCACCGCGCTCCAGGAGGGGAAGGTGGACACCGTGGTGATCGCGCGCGACCAGAGCCAGGACGGCGCCCGCTGCAAGCAGTGCGACTTCGTCTACGCCCGGGGGATGGACCGGTGCTCGTACTGCGGGTCCAGCGAGCTGGAGGAGGTGGACGCGGTGGAGGAGCTGGTCCGCATGGCCGAGGGGCAGGGGGTGGAGATCGCCTTTACGGATCCCGGCCAGGTGGGCGACCTGCGGGGGGTGGGGGCGCTCCTCCGCTTCTGA